The stretch of DNA TGGATCACGGTGAGTTAGCCGGGCCATATTCAGTTGGTTGGCTGGCTTGATGTGTCCAGGTTGTTGGCTAGCTTTGTGCATGGAGTTGTGAGTGGATTCGGTCATTAGTGGATAACCATCACGATGGAGTAGTGGCCGGTGTGTTGGCCGGATCGTGCGTGCATGGATGCATGCAAGTTAGTTGGATTAGTAGGAGTTAGCAGCCGAGTGTGGCGGTTGGCCAGTGCGTGTGTGAGTCTTTTGTACTGGTATTTAAGATGATCAGGTGAATGAGAAAGAGAGCCGTGAGGGCTGGATACACAATGTAGCCACGGTGGGCATCAAGGAAGTTTGTCTTGGCAAAGCCATTTTGGTCTTCTTccttggtgcatgtgtgtgtgcatgCGTGTGTAGAGTTCATCACCATGTGTGTGTTTGTGAGAGCTAGAAGAAGAGCGGCGCTGCAAagaggcggcgccaacaattggtatcagagccacaagGTCGAGGGGCGGCCGTGGCGCGCGGTGGCGTCCGCGGCGGACGCATCGTACGCGGCCGACATGGAGGCATCGGCTGCGGCGTGCGGCGAGCGCGTGGCGACGGCGACGCGCCGCGAGTCCGCGGCTGTGCGGTGTGATGTCGTGCGCGCGAAGAGCACGGTGGTCGCGGAGACGAGGAGGTAGcggaggacctgcgtggtggcgcagaGGTCACGGCGGCTCGGCGCGACAACCGTGGAGGCGCGTGGCACGGAgccgcggcggccgcggcggacctgcgtggtggcgcagaGGAAGCGATGGCGCGGCGTGGCGGCATGGAGGTGCTGCGCTGCGGTTGAAGCTGCAGCGGCGCAGGACAATAAGCCGCGACGGCGAGccgggcgcgaccggtgcgtgttatgggtgcgcatTGGATGTGTCAGGCGCGTCGGGACCGCGGGCGCGCGTACGAGCATGCGGTTGACGCTGGGAGGAGGCATATGTCGCCGTTGTGCTTGAGTTCGTGCTGGAGTTCGGCTACATCCTTCTGGCGTTTGTCGCTGgcggctgccatggcggacgggGAGGCGGCGCGCGGTGAGCGTCCGGTGCGGTCGGGCGCGTtgggtgcgcgcgggacgtgcgggacgcactggTGCGGTCGGTCTCGTCGGGCACGTCGGGTGCACGCGGGACGTGCAGGGCACAGAGGGACGTCAGGCGTGTGTCGCCGGCAGAGGAGGAGCTCGGCGTATGTCGCCGGAGACGTGACGGAGTATGGTTGGACCGGCGTCAGTGCGCCACGTCAGGTCCGTGGCGATGCGACCGGCGTCGTTGCGCCAGGTCGGGTCCGCGGGCTGGGTCACGGTCGTGCCGACGAAGACGACGAGAGCTGCGACAACTCTGGCAAAGGCAAGTCAAGATTAGGAGGAAAAATATTAGTAGTAATCTTAACATGCATAGATTGTTAGCCGCATGCATACAGGAGCGTGGATCACGGTCAGTTAGTCGGGCCATATTCAGTTGGTTGGCTGACTTGATGTGTCCAGGTTGTTGGCTAGCTTCGTGCATGGAGTTGTGAGTGGATTCGGTCATTAGTGGATAACCATCACGATGGAGTAGTGGCCGGTGCGTGCATGGATGCATGCAAGTTAGTTGGATTAGTAGGAGTTAGCAGCCGAGTGTGGCGGTTGGCCAGTGCGTGTGTGAGTCTTTTGTACTGGTATTTAAGATGATCAGGTGAATGAGAAAGAGAGCCGTGAGGGCTGGATACACAATATAGCCACGATGGGCATCAAGGAAGTTTGTCTTGGCAAAGCCATTTTGGTCTTTCTTCCTtcgtgcatgtgtgtgtgcatgCGTGTATAGAGTTCATCACCATGTGTGTGTTTGTGAGAGCTAGAAAAAGAGCGGCGCTGCAAAGAGGCGGCGCCAACATAGTCCGCTCTCACTTGGCGTTCCTTAGTCCTTACCACATGGAGCAAAATACTACCAGGGGTTTTGGATCTATTCACCACTGAGCTGCTGGCGTTTCTGGAGGGGGTAATCTTTGCTCGCCTCCGGAGATACTCGCATGTGATAATACAGGTAGACTGCCTTGAGCTAGTCGACTTTTGGTCTTCTCGCAACAATACTCGTTCAGTTGCCGCGCCTATCCTACAAAAATTAGAGGATATAGTCCCTAGTTTTACTTCCATTTCGGTTACCGATGTCGGACGAAACCTGAATTCCCCGGCTCATCAGTGTGCAAACATGCATGTACACCGTAGGGCACTTAGAGTTTGTTTGATCGTAGCCCCGATTTTCTTATCCAGCGGCCCTCCGGGCAAATTGTAATGACTTTTAATacattactagcacatatgcccgtgcgttgcaatggagtgAAAACTATTGCGTCCATGCAAACATCCATCAACGGTGCACGATGACATCCGAACAGTGTGAGATGGCAGCTGCAGGAAGGTGCACATCGATGTCTAGGAGAAATTCATATGAGCTGCACATTAACCACGAAACGACCTTGCAATGGCATGCGTCTGATATGTAGCAACGCTGGTCATCTTTGCAGTTTCACGCTGGTCATCTTTGCGATGACTGTCCTTGCAACGTCCGTGTCATGATTATGCAACATGGTGGTCCGAATATTCAATAGAAAAAGGAGCGATTGGTGTTGCATTAACGTGTTCCTGGCTAGATGCATTGGGCACTCGGCCTTCCATCGGTGACGCCCCGCTTGCAGTGGCATCAGTCGGGTTTGCAGTGTCGTGTTTCCATTTAACACAGTGAAGTTTGATCGAAGTTGCACGTAGATCAAGCAGGTATattttttgaatatatatatatatatatacatatatatatatatatatatatagcagcaAAAACATTATTAAATAAAAACATTTACATACGCAACTCGGAACCAAACGCTTGCAGCACTGAAAGAAGGACTGGCATGTGCGTACTTGAAAAAGTTAAGGGTCACGCACGGGGACCTCGACTTTACATCGGTGTCACCCCGCTCGCAGTAGCATCAGCTGGGCTTGCACTGTCGTGTTTCCGTTTTGGCAGAGGGAAGGTTAATCGAAGTTGCATGTAGATCAAGCAGGTATatatttttaaatatatatattttTTCATAGCAACAAAAATGTGTCACTTATCTCACGGGGGTGGAGAGTTCCGTTTGCTCTATCTTCTTCTCGCCTAGGAGCTGAGTATTAGATTTGAGGCATTGTCCGCCTCATGCCCACAATTTTTAACTCAATTTACTCCAACCATAATCTTTAGTTAATCCAGCCCACAATTCTTACTGTTATGCATTTTTGTTTCTAGCCCACAATCATTCCTTGCAGTTTTTTCATGCCCATAATTTTTCATTCAATTTACTCCAACCATAACCCTCATCTTTAATAATGCTCTTTTTTTCAGCCCACAATTTTTAATCAAAGCCACAATCCGTACTTCTTTAATTATGCACTTTTTTTGAGCCGGCAATCATTTCCTTTCATAATATGCAGAATGCAAAGTTTAGATACCAGGCAGGCCACATACACCCACGATTTCCTTGCATGTTAGAGATCCTAGCTCACGACAGAGAACTACATTGAACATATATAAATAAGACACAACATTTAGTAATCACAAGTTTATAGTGGTCTAGTTTGTTTAGGGGGTTAAAGCTCACTTTGAGCTTTTGAGTTCGAGTCCGACTGGTGTTAATTTTTGGTTGTTTTATTACCACCACGAGGCCCTGAGGGACGGACACAAAAATAATTTTCTTGGCTGGGCTGTTCGGGCTGAGGCCCATACAGGCGGGACGAAGTGCCAAACACGAAACGAATCATTATTTTTTACACCGACGGACGAAAATCCTATGATGGACCGAACGGACGAAAATAATGGTGGTAAGAAGCAATAGCCCCTTTATTAATaggtactagcacaaatgcccgtgcgttgcaacgggacaaaATTTTAAGGTGTATTTCAATTTTAAGCAAATGCACATTCTAGAATCTAATCAATTGCACCATTCAAATAAAATATATCTTGATTCCATTGTAATTTATTAATTATTTTAGCTAGTGTTGCCTTATTTTCGTGATAGTTGGGCCGGCTAAGTTTGAGCACGGGTTGTGAAAAGGCCCAGATCGAGCGACATGTGCCACACGAGGATCTCTTCCTTGGGACAAACCTCCCTACAATGCCAGCACTCGTATGGTCTGTATGGTCTGTGGGTTTATCCTCTAAAAAAATATGCCTTTATGCCCTATGAATGTAATTTCAAAAACATAAGGATTTTGACGGAGCAAACATTTTTGTGAATGGGTGAACTTTATTTGAAATCGCAGAATTATGGCACACAGAGCTACGGGAGAGATGGTAAAACAAAGTGGAGTGCTCTTCCCTCCCAGCTTGCGTGCGGGGGCAATTTTCTCACCAACCAGATCATGTACCTCTTATAGAAGAGAGCCGGCATTCCGTCTTAGTCCTGGTGCTTTGAGATCACCCATGCCATCAAGAGCCTTTTTCAGTTCCTCTCGAGTGAATTCTGCCTTGAACATATCGTTCATAGCTTGGGACACACTAACAGGAACATGTTGGAGAATCTGTTCAATATTGGTACCTGCCATGGGGTAAACAGGGAGGGAAAATTATTAGTGATGAGAGCCTTCAAgccctcttgcccttccgcctccacatcatcctcctcatcaactttGTCAAAGCGAGACTGCTCCATGCACGATACAGGTGCATGATTTATGGACGACATAACAATCCAGCGGCCGGCGACTTGTTCAATCATACGTATTTCCGGCCAGATTTAACCATCGTCTGTGCATCCTTTGAAGTTTGTCGTGTGCATAGCACTTTTCTTGTCAAAGTATTGTACCGCTTAACTCAGACGCTGCTGCATGAAAGAATAATGTATTCCTATCACCATCCACCAGCCAATCTCCATGTGCCTTTTGTTTCCAGAATATTTCATTTTGTTCCTCCAGCCGATCCAATTTGTATTTCCAGAATATTCTCAATATTTTTTTGCACTATTAACGCAAGAAATATTATAACTCCCGTGTACATCCGCTGATAAAAACAATGTTGCGACCGAGCGGCCGGCACGTAACCATCACACAGGCCACGCGTGTACCTCCCCACGGCTCCACCGCTAGCCCATTCGTCTCCACCGCTAGCATATCCATTCGTCTCCACCGAGATGCATCTGCATCCAGCTCATTACTtctctcgctcaatctctctcatgCTTCCACCAAACCAAAGTTGCTGGCGCCCCCCGTTCCAACGAAGCGAGCGGCACCGCCGGATCCCGTCGCCTCCCCCCGTTCCACTGGAGCAGGCGCCGCTGCTGGATCTTATTTCCTCATCGTTCTTCCAGGCCAGACCACCAGATCCGGAGTGCCGCCGCTGGATCCCGTCCCCGTAGGAACCCTTCGCGTCACCGGGAATCCCACGGCGGCGGACATGGTGGCCTCTGCAGGCGAGCTGGCTCCGGCCGCTCGGCTGTCCACTCCGCTCCAGGATCCCCTGCTcccgtgctccaccaccaccagtggcccCACGCGCGCCACCGGGAGTCCCAAGGCAGCGGCCATGGTGGCCTCTACAGACGAGCGGGCTCCGACCGCTCGGGTCCgccgccgctccagcaccgaccgaTGGGCGGCCATGGCACTCCGCCTGTCTCCGCCCGTCGACGTACTAACTCTGTTTTTTTTTCTGTATGTGTTGACCTCGGACCCTTTTTTCAGTATATTCAGATGGGCTCTCTCTCCTCCCCCTCTCTTCTCTTTGATTTGTTCATGTCCTTCATCACAGGCTCTGCCTCAACATTTTTCGATTGGTGATGCATGGCATCTTTCTTCATTTCTCTAGGATAAAGATGACTTATATCTCATCTTTCTTTTGTTGTTCTGTAGATTCTCGCAACTTCGAACATATCTAAATTGCTAGGATTTGATCTAACGGGGCGGGGTGGGACTATTTTAGCACAGACATAAGCAAATTCCGTTTCGTGCAGCAGTAAGGGAGGGGATGGCAGGTCGGGAGATGTAGGGGCTTTTTTTTTAAAAACGAAACGTTTTTGCCAGATCCACTTAAATAGGACTGCGGGTTAAATTATTGGAAGTGGAGGGACTTTTATGCAAAATCGCTAGcgacgacggacgaccagaagcactccgtgctttattagtagggaaagatagATATAGAATAAAGCTTCTAGTTCGTTGCAAAAAAAATGCTTTATGCTAGTATTTCGAAACAAAACTTAATCAAATAAAACTTGACATCATTAAACTCGCtccgatatactccctccgtcccataatatatggTTGCTTTTAACACAATGtcaaaacgcttttatattatgggactcaaaacgcttttatattaagaacggaggaagtactatatGCCATATGGAATATGATGACATTTCATAAGGATATATTTCATTGTTATACAGGCGCATGCACACGCGGTCGATTCGCCGCTGCATGAAACGAATACAAAGAAGGAAGCATCAGGAAAATTCGCTCGCCGAGCGAGTCAGGCATAGATGCCTGTGGCTTAATTACATCCCCCTTTCCTTGCCGATTTTCTAAGGCAAGATTGTAATCAAAACCTTTGATTAATAAAGCTCATTGATTCGATGTGTAGTGTTGGCGAGTTCAGGCTTTGTAGCCACCAGCAGTGGCGCCCGCGCTGGCTCCAGCggtggcggtggccgtggctgcggCAGCGGGCTTGGCATCCTTCTCGACTTGGGTCATGGCATTGATGGCCTTGCTCAGGGCGGTCTGAAAGACAGTGAATTTTACCTCcggcgcggcggcgacggtggcggcgtaGGCCTGCTTGACAGCGGCCTCGAGGGCGGGGATGAACTTGTAGCTCTCGTATGTGCCGCCCGTGGTCTCCTTGATGGCCTTGTTGAAGGAGGACTCGAAGACGGTGAACTTGTCGTTGAccggggcagcgtcggcggcggtggcggcgctcctgaAGGCGGCGTCGACCTGGTCGATGGCCTTCAACTCGCCGGTGGGGACCCCCTTGACCTCCTCCTCGGCGGGCTTGACGGAGTGGACCTCGAGGGTGCCGGAGATGACGCGGAGCGACTCGGTGAGGGTGGCGACGTAGGCGTCGTACTTGGTCTCGGGGGTGGCGCCCTGGGCTTTGTCGTAGGCGAGCTTGTAGGAAAGTTCGAGGCTGCTGGAGAGTTTGGCCATTGAGCTGGACTGGGCGGCGTACTGGCCGGTGGCGGCGCCCTTGAGGACCTCCGCGAAAGCCTTGTTAGAGGCCGCGCTGAATGTGGCCTCAAATGTCTTGTACTTGTCCGCCGCAGGGACGCCGGCTGCGGCCGCCACGGCCGCCTTGAAGCCATTGTTGATATCCTCCATCAGCTTCTGCTCTGGAGTCGTCGCCTTGGGCTGGGTCCCTGGGGCGGCGGGTGTGGCCGGGGCGCCGGGGGCGTAGGCGGCGTAGGAGACGGCCGGCCCCGCCACGAGGGCGACGGCGAGGAAGAGCGCCACCGTGTACTTCTGCACCGCCGCCATTGCTGCTGCTcttggagaggagaggagagatggTGTTGTGTTGTGAGGATGAAGGAGGCGTGGCTCTCGCTTATCTCTATATATACATACATGCATGCGAACGTACGGTGTGGTGTCATGGTGGGAGGCCAGGAGAGCTTTACGCGCCCAAATTAGCAATGCTCCTTCCGCTCTGCCTTCCGGCTTCCGCTCTCCTCCCCTGGAAATCCTATACTTACGGGTCTCTCCTTTACACTAACCTCTTACTAATCCCGTGTTAGGGGCAAAAATGCTACACCTAATTGAGGGTGAAGGCACGAGCCAGGATTAGAAATGAGGGTGTGAAGCACATAATAATTGCACACGAAATAAAAGATTGCCATATATAAGTCTTGGGTGTGGCTAGATCTTAGTCGACTTGGTTAGTGAAGTGACAcaacataaaaataaaataaaagaacagTTTGCACAGATCTCCACCTAAGAGCTCATGAATATAGGATTGACCGAGGCTTCATTAAGTCATCGTCGGCTGAGATTTAGCAGTCCTGTTAAGTCTTATAGTAGACAAGCCAACCCGGATACATGTAGCTCGGTATCACCGCGGTCCGTATTGTCACCGGGATATGTGCTGTCAGACTATTCATATTCAGCCTCGTTGCAATACCCACAGCGAGTCATGGACAAGGAAAGAATACATCCTCTCTACACGGGGCATGCATGGTGACCATTATGGCTCATGTCATTTTTCAAATTAGTCAGTAGTGTTGGAGGGATTGACCACGGATAACCTCATCAGCACCCGATAGCATtttaagacatcggggctagcaaagccccttgcACCTCCCGGACGCACGGCTGGCTCCCTGGGCCGGCTGGTCCAGGAGGCCGGCTGCTAGAAGACGGCGTGTTCTCAGAAGGCGGCCTCAGGAAGCCGACACCTAGCAGGTGGACCTGcgtcacctcaaagtttgcacccatttATTACGACGAGACGTGGCGTGGCTACAGGAccacctgccacccccgaatccaggagGAACGTAGCCACAGTGCGGGCGTACCAGGCAGACGCCCCTCGCCCAGCGCGGCACTGTAGTCACACAACCCATGACGCGACCTACGTCAGCTAGGGCCATGCTCCCACGACGGGCggtcagtacggcccgcaggcggcgggccctacctgtccgcGAGCGATTAGAAGACGGCGCACCCCGAGCAGGTGGCCTCGAGGGCGGGCCGACCTCTAGCAGGCAGCCCTCCCTCTCCTCGGAGTCTGTGCGCCATTAATCTGATGAGACGGAGTGTGGCTATAGTaagcgcccgccaggcggcgggactgtagccatgcgCCCCCCGACAAGGCCTCCGTCATCCAGGGTGAGGCTACAGAAAAAGGTAGTCAGCATGGCCCGCAGACAGCGTGCCCTTACCTATCGGCCGAGTTTgcggtagccggcgggacccaccagacggCAGGTCCCAGCAGCCGGCGAAGAACCTGGCGCCCAGAGACACTAACATCCAGGTCCTACACCTagacggattaccattgtacctctgggagtaggcctatataaacccccgaggTTCACCCATGCAAAGCGTTCTGCACTCACGTAGATACACACACCCATAGCTAGAGAGGCAAAGGAGCTAgctttgcccttcttcctcctctagccaaacagctcaaggagcaaccttgtagccaCCTATTGACATTAGTCATCAtgtggagaccccacagagcaggactagggctATTATTTCCACGGAGAGCCTCGAACCTCGGTAAGACTCGTAGGTGTTCGAGATCTCGCTCACTCCCGCTTCCAGGGCCCGAGGACGTACTCATGTCcccatccatgataagccaccccgtcggtgtcaaaaccggcggatctcgggtagggggtcccgattgtgcgtctaggccggatggtaacaggaggcaggggacacaatgttttacccaggttcgggccctcttaatggaggtaaaaccctacgtcctgcttgattgatattgataatatgggtagtacaagagtagatctaccacgagatcagagaggctaaaccctagaagctagcctatggtatgattgtatgttgtggttgttctacgaactaaaacccttcggtttatatagacaccggagagggttagggttacacaagg from Triticum dicoccoides isolate Atlit2015 ecotype Zavitan chromosome 6A, WEW_v2.0, whole genome shotgun sequence encodes:
- the LOC119318786 gene encoding pollen allergen Phl p 5.0101-like; amino-acid sequence: MAAVQKYTVALFLAVALVAGPAVSYAAYAPGAPATPAAPGTQPKATTPEQKLMEDINNGFKAAVAAAAGVPAADKYKTFEATFSAASNKAFAEVLKGAATGQYAAQSSSMAKLSSSLELSYKLAYDKAQGATPETKYDAYVATLTESLRVISGTLEVHSVKPAEEEVKGVPTGELKAIDQVDAAFRSAATAADAAPVNDKFTVFESSFNKAIKETTGGTYESYKFIPALEAAVKQAYAATVAAAPEVKFTVFQTALSKAINAMTQVEKDAKPAAAATATATAGASAGATAGGYKA